Part of the Ananas comosus cultivar F153 unplaced genomic scaffold, ASM154086v1, whole genome shotgun sequence genome, atcggcggttcgtggaggggtttgccaggataacgactccactaacgcgccttacgcacaaaggggtgaagtttgtttggagccccgagtgtgagcggagctttgaagagctaaagacaagattgacatctactccggtgcttgccttgccgacgccgggagaaAATTATGtcgtgtacagtgatgcctcacACGTCGGTCTCgagtgtgttttgatgcaaaacggccgagtcatagcttatgcttcgcgccaactgaAGAGTTacgaaaagaactacccgactcacaaccttgagctagcggcggttatattcgcgctaaaactgtagaggcattacttgtatggggaacattgtgagatttacactgaccataagagtctcaaatatttgttcacccagaaggaactaaatttgcgacagcggcggtggttagagttgcttaaagattacgacgtcacgattctctaccaccccgggaaagctaaCGTCGtagccgatgctctaagtagaaagtcggcggaaaatttggcggcggagattacgcctcaaccggcaTTGTagaaggagatgcaacggtttggactAGAAGtcgtagcgccgggagtgccggcaacacttgccaccttaactatgcaaccaaccttgttggagaaaattaaagaattacaagcgtcggatgagtttctccaaaaggtgcggggcaaagttgaaagcggtagtgccgacgattttggcattggaaccgacggcgcactacgatatcgggatcgttggtgcgtgcccaaggacaaCGACCTTCGGAgagcgattatgcaagaagcgcaccaatctccctatagtatacacccgggtggcactaagatgtatcaagacttgaaattgcattattggtggccgggcatgaagagagatataggggagttcgtggcgcaatgcctcacgtgccaacaagtgaaggcggagcgtcgatttccagcgggcaAGTTACagagtctaccaatacccgtgtggaaatgggaaaatgttgcaatggactttgtgacaagTCTGCCTAGGTCGCAAGGCGGACACGACGCGatatgggtagttgtggaccggttgacaaaatcggcgcactttttgccgatccacactacttggtcggggaCAAGTTAGCCCAAGTCTATatcgacgaggtggtgagacttcatggggttccagtatcaatcgtatcggatcgggaccctaggttcacatctcatttttggaagagcttacaagatgccttaggcacgcggctcgattttagtacagcatttcatcctcaaagtgacggtcaatcggaaaggacgatccaaatacttgaggacatgcttcgagcgtgtgtgcttgattataaaggcggatggcatgatcatttaccgatggcggaattcgcatataacaatagctatcaagaaagtattgcgatggcgccattcgaggccctttatggaaggaaatgtcgctcgccgatacactggagcgatgtgggcgagaaaatGATTCTTGGCCCAGaagtggtgcgggaggcggaggagaaagtccgccttgcccgacaaaggttAGTAACGCGCCAATCAAGGCATAAAAGTTATGCAGACAAACCAGCGATAAGACATGAGTTCGCGATAGGCAGACCGCTATTCTAAAGGTTATCGCCGATGcaggagttaagcggttcgtGTTCGCCGAATTAAGTCCCGCCTACATCGGCCTTCTTTGAGACTTTTGGAACGAATTGGTGCGGTGGCCTACATGTTGCATTACACACGAGAATCGCAGGAGTACATGATGGATTCATGTATCCCAACTCGCGCAGTACTGTACGATCcgatcatattctctcgtatatagcCGATAGAATTCAAGCAGGATATACTTGACGAGACGTTCCCGCGTATATTGTCGATCGGGAGGTACGAAAGCGTTCGGAATCCGCGAAATTCCATTAATGTCAAGATTATGTGTGCGAGACGATAACCGGAAGAAACggtgggagctcgagagcgagATGAGGGAGGCGTTACTGCTCTCACCTCTTCGAGATCGAAGTGAGGTATGAATAAATTTCAATCTTGGTATTTCTGCGCgacgaaactaaattaaggggtgagaatgtaacataccacatccctcgtaaacaCGTGTCGAGTTCCGTCAAgacgagcggaacgcgaaaaTTGAACGGGTTAAAGCGACCCAAATGATTGGAGTTCTCTAAACGAAGCTGAAAGGGACACCGGAGAGCAAATTGTTGCGAAATCTGGCTAAGTTACCCAGatttttcagctctcggggaccggtccctgaattGAGAGACGGCTCCCTGTGTGTCGTAGCCCCTGCCAAAGGGGAAATCCGAggatccggtccctggtggtgagacggTTGGAGACGGTCCCTGACTGCAGACCGTTTCCCTCGCTGGCGCACAAGCCTGAGAGACCTCAAAAAATTTTGGTAAGTCCtagaaaacccccgttcgggaactcGGTCCCTGTGTCGGGGGAGACCgagtccccgaaggcgaaaacaTGCCAACAGTCGGGCAGTTCAAGAGAAACATGTGAGGCGCTTAAgtgcaattattacaacactatatgatggcccaacccctctctcccacGAGCCATTCTCACTCCTCCTCTCTGATTCCTCACTTTCTCTATCTAAGAATCCCTCTAGGGCTtgcgagaagaagaagagaacttGGGAAAAGTATGTGGATCTGATGCTTTGGAGGTATAGGAGCTCTCCACAAGAAGATTCTTAGGtcggagcttggactagaggtaagcttttgtaAGTGTTCACTCTCAAGTTAAGAACTGTTTTGGCCGGCGACTTTTGTGTGCGACAAGTAATGTCGTCCACCTAATTAGATGATATGGTTGGCGACAAACTAAATGTCGCCGCCAAATACGGACAACAATGGTGGCGACAAATaaaatgtcgccgccaatacGATAATACAATGGGCACAAGTAAATGTCGGCCACCAATACATAAACCAATGGTGGCGACAAATATTAATTCGCCGCCCAATACGTAAAACAATAGGTGCGACCAAGTAAATTGTCGCCGCCATACATAAAACAATGGTGGGCGACAATATAAAATGTCGCGCGCCCAATACGTTAAACAATTGGTGGGCGATATATAAATTGCGCCAATATCTAAAACAACGTGGTAGCGACATATAAATGTCGCCGCCAAATACAAAACAATGGTGGTGACTTACGAATGCGCCTGGCCAATACATCAATTCACCAAACAATATTAGCGAGGGTGGATAgccatttttaaattatttttttttttattattcattgatttggatgaaaattgaattttttttaatccaattttaattttcaatactctcattataaaaaatttaaatatataaagttttatttataggttttaaatattttagattatatatattaaatataaattttaattttataatattaatcacttatgtattatattttttttccttttattctttttttttatttttatatttttattcttattcttttcctACAGCAACTATTGTTTTTTCttgactttttttaatttgtatttttaaattttttttatgaagtgAAGAAATAGTGGCGACTTTTGTCGTCGCGGAATATTTCCATACATCCGGCCTTTGtttccctcctttttttttcaccaactAGCACCATCTTTTTCATTGTTGGACCATTATGCCCTTACTTATTCTATATATTGTATGTGTAAATAGTTagactattttttctttttataaattaaaatatacaaatattacGTGCAGAGGAAAAATTCCTAAACCCCAAATCCCTAAAAAGCCTGTCTCTCCCACCGCCCCTCAAAGGATCTTCCAGCGCCCGCCGCACGCGGCTACTTTGGCGAGCTCGGCGAGGGAGGCGGAGGGCTCGAGGCAGGGGGAGGCTTCTTTGGCAACCTAGAATCCATCTCCCACAGCTGCGAAGAGAGACGACGCGGCAGAGAGAGACGACGCGGCGGGGGTGGCGGGAGCGGAGGTTCGCAGCAAGCTTGGTATAGCTCCGTGAGCACTAGCACAAGCACACCCGAGTCACCTCAGTTCCAATTCCATGTCCGTGTAAATTTTTTTGTGCACTTGTAATTAATTTCTTTGGCTAATTACTAGCATTACACCACAAATCATTTTTGGTGGCACTTTTTTAGTGGCACTTGtgaaaaaagccaaaaaaaattaattattagcagcacttttaaataaaagcccttaataaattaattattgaatttttttttttttttttagaagttgTATCGCTGTATCAGaattccaataaaaaaaaaccgCCGGCGCTGCGCACGCGGTATTTTTTTTGGCCTCGCGcgcaaagggaaaaaaaacccTCTTCAAATTAAAAGCGCCTCCGCCTAGGTCATCTTGGAAAACCCACTTTACCTCCATTCTCCTAGGCTCCTTCTCTTGCCTCTCTTCCTATCCTTCGTCTCCTCAACGACAATCCTTTCTCTTCCTAGAATATTCCCCTCATCATCGTCGGCTACTGCAGCTTTCATTGCAGCTCATTGCGGTGTGGGAGGATAAGGCCCTTCACTCCTTTGCAAATTCTGCtggtttttttaaattttttgttcggCTTTTGAATGGATTtggaattattttttgaattattttggtGAAAATTCATGGTACTTATCTCAATTATGACATATTTAGAAAATGGCAAGGTAAGATGGTAATGAATGTTGCCAATAAGTTGGTTGAAAATTAATTatctattattaaatttgattaattaaagtAGATTATATAGTATAAGGACCGATTGAATTTTTCTTCATTGCCAATGcataaatttaaagtatataggTGTTTTCATATTCATGTTCCATAACTTGTCAGAATTTgagatataatattttttggcTTCTAGTTCAGATTACCAGAAAAAGTGGGCTTCCATTTCAGACCTGAGCAAGATGATGTTGCCGATCGTTAGTGTTCTCTGCACATATAATTTTCGCCATCCTCGTCGTCTTGCCATGATGTAAACTCCCATGGGAactctctctcgttctttttctctctactgTGGGGTGTTCTAGCTCTCTCTTTATGATCCCAAAACTATTAGTTTCAGGGTGTTCCAATTCCTATATATGGTACGAGCAATAAATTTGCTAAAGTTGATGGGTATGAGCCATTAATTTTAGAGTTTTTAGTGCTAAagtcttcttttcttttcttttttttaacatttttttaaagtaattaatCTAGTTTGTGAGGATTGATTTATAAATTTCTCATGTGTAAATtaatttcatttctttttttgatgGCAAATATAGAGATCCTAAATAGCAAGCCTGGATGTGGTGTTGCATTCGTAAGGACGAAATTGCTGAATTATATCATAGGGAGCATAGTTGAGAAAACATTCCAAGCTGGAACTAAGGTAAATACATAGATAAATTATATCTTTAAGGCTCTTGAAATTCGCATTCTTTAG contains:
- the LOC109704956 gene encoding uncharacterized protein LOC109704956; the protein is MMLPIVSVLCTYNFRHPRRLAMIFRVFQFLYMVRAINLLKLMEILNSKPGCGVAFVRTKLLNYIIGSIVEKTFQAGTKEGYHTFRGGFWNYFSMDSSSQRGLLSSRSVWRHP